Proteins from a genomic interval of Hemicordylus capensis ecotype Gifberg chromosome 14, rHemCap1.1.pri, whole genome shotgun sequence:
- the NXF1 gene encoding nuclear RNA export factor 1 encodes MADCGRGEYNEHDDRVGGGGRPFPPRRRKGRGSFRGRLYSEMNHPRNWSNPGPSPRRPLEEEEDGDVLMNEPQDALRPRYSPYGSRPNRDRGGMRPGMRRNPNSEEGYKVWYRITIPGGRKYDQSWLIRSIQETCSTPVNPLEIHHINNRLVFYVADAQTANALRQISRKVVGPDGYKMPILTNQCSVSKPAHRELSLEEIEHLKKCMSKRYDGSLQALDLKKLNADPDLLEQNIEMFLNRSNCMKTVMQIIGENIPELLSLDLSTNRLFRLDDLAELPLKAPKLKSLNLSSNWLKSERDLNKLKGLKLDELWLDGNQLCDSFRDQSTYIRAVRERFPKLLRLDGHELPPPISFDVETPTKLPPCKGSYFGSEDLKGLILQFLQEYYAIYDSTDRQGLLDAYHDGACCSLTIPCSLVNPSRTRSLSEYYKSSRNVKKLKDPCMRFRLLKHTRLNAVAFLSELPRTQHDTNSFVVDVCVQTNSLLCFTLFGVFKEVDGRWRDAVRAFSRVFIAVPAGINRLSIVNDQLFIRKASNEEIRKAFVMPAPTPSSSPVPTLSAEQQEMLQNFSLQSGMNIEWSQKCLLDNDWDYNQAAHAFTQLKAKGKIPEVAFMN; translated from the exons ATGGCCGACTGCGGGAGAGGGGAGTACAACG AACATGACGACCGTGTGGGTGGAGGCGGCAGGCCCTTCCCGCCACGGAGGAGAAAGGGCCGGGGCTCCTTTCGCGGGAGGCTGTACAGTGAAATGAACCATCCACGGAACTGGAGCAACCCTGGCCCCAGCCCTCGCAggccactggaggaggaggaggacggcgATGTGCTCATGAACGAGCCTCAGGATGCGCTGCGCCCTCGCTA CTCTCCCTATGGGTCACGGCCAAACCGGGACAGGGGAGGCATGCGCCCTGGAATGAGGCGGAATCCAAACTCAGAGGAAGGCTACAAGGTCTGGTACAGGATCACG ATCCCCGGCGGGCGGAAATACGACCAGTCCTGGTTAATCAGGTCCATCCAGGAGACATGCAGCACCCCCGTCAATCCGTTGGAG ATCCACCATATAAATAACCGCTTGGTGTTCTACGTTGCTGACGCCCAGACAGCCAATGCCCTCCGGCAGATATCCCGCAAGGTCGTTGGCCCGGATGGCTACAAG ATGCCAATCCTCACAAATCAGTGCAGCGTATCCAAACCGGCCCATCGTGAGTTGAGCCTGGAGGAGATCGAGCACCTGAAG AAGTGCATGAGCAAGAGGTACGATGGCTCCCTGCAGGCCTTGGACTTGAAGAAGCTCAATGCTGATCCAG ATCTGTTAGAGCAAAACATCGAGATGTTCTTGAACCGCTCAAACTGCATGAAAACTGTGATGCAGATCATCGGGGAGAACATTCCTGAG CTCCTCTCGCTGGACTTGAGCACCAACAGGCTCTTCCGGCTGGACGACTTGGCCGAGCTGCCCCTGAAGGCCCCCAAACTGAAGAGCCTCAACTTGTCTTCCAACTGG ctgaagTCGGAGCGGGACCTGAACAAGCTGAAAGGCCTGAAGCTGGATGAGCTGTGGCTGGATGGCAACCAGCTGTGCGACAGCTTCCGAGACCAGTCCACGTACATCCG CGCCGTCCGAGAACGGTTTCCCAAGCTGCTGCGGCTG GACGGCcacgaactcccccctcccatctcttTTGATGTCGAAACACCGACCAAGCTGCCCCCCTGCAAG GGCAGCTATTTTGGCTCAGAAGACCTGAAGGGGCTCATCCTGCAGTTTCTGCAAGA ATATTATGCCATCTACGACTCCACGGACCGGCAGGGCTTGCTGGACGCCTACCACGACGGGGCCTGCTGCTCCTTGACCATCCCCTGCTCACTTGTGAACCCCTCCAG gACCAGGAGTTTGTCTGAATACTATAAGAGCAGCAGGAATGTGAAGAAGCTGAAGGATCCCT GCATGCGCTTCCGGCTGCTCAAGCACACGAGGCTGAATGCTGTGGCCTTCCTCAGTGAGCTGCCCAGGACCCAGCACGACACCAACTCCTTCGTGGTCGACGTCTGCGTGCAAACG aACTCGTTGCTGTGCTTCACTCTCTTTGGGGTCTTCAAGGAAG TGGACGGCAGATGGCGTGACGCCGTGCGGGCCTTCTCCCGCGTCTTCATCGCGGTGCCTGCTGGCATCAACAG GCTGAGCATCGTGAACGACCAGCTCTTCATCCGGAAGGCCAGCAACGAGGAGATCCGGAAGGCCTTTGTCATGCCAGCCCCCACGCCTTCCTCGAGCCCCGTGCCCACCCTCTCGGCGGAGCAGCAGGAGATGCTGCAGAACTTCTCCCTGCAGTCTGGCATGAACATCGAGTGGTCTCAGAA